The following proteins are co-located in the Cyprinus carpio isolate SPL01 chromosome B19, ASM1834038v1, whole genome shotgun sequence genome:
- the ccn2b gene encoding CCN family member 2b isoform X1, with product MAGTVFTRSCIVLCLLIHTALCQDCSQPCDCPAESPLCPVGTSLVLDGCSCCKVCARQTGEPCSFLEPCDHHKDLYCDYGVLSDTETGICMAQEGQTCDLGGVIYRSGETFQPSCKHHCVCMNGEIGCVPTCASNIRLPSPDCPYPRRVQIPGKCCEEWVCDQIPQEDTFQSAMAGRSIAYRELSGQDVQPESARDNCIVQTTDWSECSAACGMGVSSRVTNDNEQCQLERQTRMCMIRPCNAELEKDIKRGKKCVRTPKSQRGMRFELSGCQSVRLYKPKFCGVCTDGRCCTPHATVTAEVEFRCPEGDSFRKKMMFIKTCSCHHDCPRENDIFLASNSRRMIGDYDNDM from the exons ATGGCTGGAACAGTATTCACCAGATCATGCATCGTTCTCTGCTTGCTTATACATACG GCACTGTGTCAGGACTGCTCTCAGCCATGTGACTGCCCAGCTGAGAGCCCTTTGTGTCCTGTAGGCACCAGTCTAGTGCTGGACGGCTGCAGCTGCTGTAAAGTGTGTGCCCGACAAACAGGGGAGCCCTGCTCTTTCCTCGAGCCATGTGACCACCATAAGGACCTGTATTGTGACTATGGTGTGCTGAGTGACACTGAGACAGGCATCTGTATGG CTCAAGAGGGTCAGACGTGTGACCTGGGCGGTGTGATATACCGCAGTGGTGAGACGTTTCAGCCCAGCTGCAAACATCACTGTGTCTGCATGAATGGGGAGATTGGCTGCGTGCCGACCTGTGCCAGCAACATACGGCTGCCCTCTCCTGACTGTCCTTACCCACGACGCGTCCAGATCCCTGGCAAATGCTGCGAGGAGTGGGTGTGCGACCAGATCCCACAGGAAGACACCTTCCAGTCAGCAATGGCTGGTAGGTCAATCG CATATAGAGAACTATCCGGTCAGGATGTCCAGCCTGAGAGCGCGAGGGACAACTGCATCGTTCAGACCACTGACTGGAGCGAATGCTCTGCAGCATGTGGCATGGGGGTCTCCTCTCGTGTAACCAATGACAATGAGCAATGCCAGCTGGAGCGGCAGACTCGCATGTGCATGATCCGCCCCTGCAATGCAGAGCTGGAAAAGGACATCAAG AGAGGGAAGAAGTGTGTGCGGACCCCAAAGAGCCAGCGTGGGATGCGTTTCGAACTGTCCGGATGCCAGAGCGTCAGGCTGTATAAGCCGAAGTTCTGCGGGGTGTGTACAGATGGCCGCTGCTGCACGCCACACGCCACCGTCACGGCTGAGGTGGAGTTCCGCTGTCCCGAGGGAGACTCCTTCAGGAAGAAGATGATGTTCATTAAGACCTGCTCCTGTCATCACGATTGCCCCCGTGAGAACGATATCTTCCTCGCCTCAAACTCACGGAGAATGATCGGGGACTATGATAACGACATGTGA
- the ccn2b gene encoding CCN family member 2b isoform X2, which yields MAGTVFTRSCIVLCLLIHTALCQDCSQPCDCPAESPLCPVGTSLVLDGCSCCKVCARQTGEPCSFLEPCDHHKDLYCDYGVLSDTETGICMAQEGQTCDLGGVIYRSGETFQPSCKHHCVCMNGEIGCVPTCASNIRLPSPDCPYPRRVQIPGKCCEEWVCDQIPQEDTFQSAMAAYRELSGQDVQPESARDNCIVQTTDWSECSAACGMGVSSRVTNDNEQCQLERQTRMCMIRPCNAELEKDIKRGKKCVRTPKSQRGMRFELSGCQSVRLYKPKFCGVCTDGRCCTPHATVTAEVEFRCPEGDSFRKKMMFIKTCSCHHDCPRENDIFLASNSRRMIGDYDNDM from the exons ATGGCTGGAACAGTATTCACCAGATCATGCATCGTTCTCTGCTTGCTTATACATACG GCACTGTGTCAGGACTGCTCTCAGCCATGTGACTGCCCAGCTGAGAGCCCTTTGTGTCCTGTAGGCACCAGTCTAGTGCTGGACGGCTGCAGCTGCTGTAAAGTGTGTGCCCGACAAACAGGGGAGCCCTGCTCTTTCCTCGAGCCATGTGACCACCATAAGGACCTGTATTGTGACTATGGTGTGCTGAGTGACACTGAGACAGGCATCTGTATGG CTCAAGAGGGTCAGACGTGTGACCTGGGCGGTGTGATATACCGCAGTGGTGAGACGTTTCAGCCCAGCTGCAAACATCACTGTGTCTGCATGAATGGGGAGATTGGCTGCGTGCCGACCTGTGCCAGCAACATACGGCTGCCCTCTCCTGACTGTCCTTACCCACGACGCGTCCAGATCCCTGGCAAATGCTGCGAGGAGTGGGTGTGCGACCAGATCCCACAGGAAGACACCTTCCAGTCAGCAATGGCTG CATATAGAGAACTATCCGGTCAGGATGTCCAGCCTGAGAGCGCGAGGGACAACTGCATCGTTCAGACCACTGACTGGAGCGAATGCTCTGCAGCATGTGGCATGGGGGTCTCCTCTCGTGTAACCAATGACAATGAGCAATGCCAGCTGGAGCGGCAGACTCGCATGTGCATGATCCGCCCCTGCAATGCAGAGCTGGAAAAGGACATCAAG AGAGGGAAGAAGTGTGTGCGGACCCCAAAGAGCCAGCGTGGGATGCGTTTCGAACTGTCCGGATGCCAGAGCGTCAGGCTGTATAAGCCGAAGTTCTGCGGGGTGTGTACAGATGGCCGCTGCTGCACGCCACACGCCACCGTCACGGCTGAGGTGGAGTTCCGCTGTCCCGAGGGAGACTCCTTCAGGAAGAAGATGATGTTCATTAAGACCTGCTCCTGTCATCACGATTGCCCCCGTGAGAACGATATCTTCCTCGCCTCAAACTCACGGAGAATGATCGGGGACTATGATAACGACATGTGA